A window from Carassius gibelio isolate Cgi1373 ecotype wild population from Czech Republic chromosome B3, carGib1.2-hapl.c, whole genome shotgun sequence encodes these proteins:
- the LOC127953428 gene encoding gastrula zinc finger protein XlCGF49.1 → MRDPEPCRIKDTEEQTELIEENEDDEELSEIDMNTHVNTGEKHLSCSQTEQKTKPKDSVKRRAKKSFTCPQCGKSFPYRHKIKAHMRVHTGEKLFTCDQCGKSYTQSSNLKQHMNVHTGEKPYRCLHCDKRFSRSADLKKHNVVHTGKKLHTCDQCGKGFALKQHFTAHVRVHTGEKPYKCLYCDKRFSQSGNLKTHKRIHTGEKPYHCTECGKCFSHSVSLHSHTKNNHTSTDVRVLLPVKLILNCHWLIWIREKGVTYRSLFKAF, encoded by the exons ATGAGAGATCCAGAACCCTGCAGAATCAAAgatactgaagaacaaacag agttgattgaagaaaatgaagatgatgaagaattgaGTGAAATTGATATGAATACTCATGTCAACACTGGAGAAAAACATCTGAGTTGCTCTCAAACCGAACAGAAAACCAAACCGAAAGATTCAGTGAAAAGAAGAGCCAAGAAATCTTTcacctgccctcagtgtggaaagagtttcccaTACAGACATAAAATTAAAgctcacatgagagttcatactggagagaaattGTTCACTTgcgatcagtgcgggaagagttacACACAGTCATCAAACCTTAAGCAACACATGAAcgtccacactggagagaaaccttacaggtgtttacactgtgacaagagattcagtcgttCAGCAGACTTGAAAAAACACAATGTGGTCCACACAGGAAAGAAACTGCacacatgtgatcaatgcggGAAGGGTTTTGCACTAAAACAACACTTTACGGCACATGTGAGAGTTCATACGGGAGAGAAACCGTACAAGTGTCtatactgtgacaagagattcagtcagtctgGAAACCTGAAGACACACAAGAGGATTCACACaggagagaaaccgtatcactgcactGAATGTGGAAAGTGTTTCAGTCATTCAGTTTCTCTACACAGTCATACAAAAAACAATCACA CATCTACAGATGTCCGAGTTCTGCTCCCCGTGAAACTGATACTcaactgccattggctcatctggATTCGAGAGAAGGGGGTTACCTATAGGTCATTATTCAAAGCTTTTTAA